From a region of the Pyxidicoccus xibeiensis genome:
- the rpsC gene encoding 30S ribosomal protein S3, producing MGQKVHPIGFRLGVIKTWDSKWFEHKNYAQWLHEDIRIREFVKKSLNHAGVSKVEIERAANKVKVNVHTARPGIVIGKRGAGIETVKKDLQQFTKNEVFLNIVEVRKAETDAQLVAENIATQLERRIAFRRAMKKALQTAMKFGAKGIRVACSGRLGGAEMARYEWYREGRVPLHTLRADIDYGFAEAKTTYGKIGCKVWVCKGEVLPGKGGQAPMPSNR from the coding sequence TTGGGACAGAAAGTTCATCCGATCGGGTTCCGGCTCGGCGTCATCAAGACCTGGGACTCCAAGTGGTTCGAGCACAAGAACTACGCGCAGTGGCTTCATGAGGACATCCGCATCCGCGAGTTCGTGAAGAAGTCGCTGAACCACGCGGGCGTGTCCAAGGTGGAGATCGAGCGCGCGGCCAACAAGGTCAAGGTCAACGTCCACACCGCGCGGCCGGGCATCGTCATCGGCAAGCGTGGCGCGGGCATCGAGACGGTGAAGAAGGACCTGCAGCAGTTCACCAAGAACGAGGTCTTCCTGAACATCGTCGAGGTCCGCAAGGCCGAGACGGACGCGCAGCTGGTGGCCGAGAACATCGCCACCCAGCTCGAGCGCCGCATCGCGTTCCGCCGCGCCATGAAGAAGGCCCTGCAGACGGCGATGAAGTTCGGCGCCAAGGGCATCCGCGTGGCATGCTCGGGCCGCCTCGGTGGCGCGGAGATGGCGCGCTACGAGTGGTACCGCGAGGGCCGCGTGCCCCTGCACACCCTGCGTGCGGACATCGACTACGGCTTCGCCGAGGCCAAGACGACCTACGGCAAGATTGGCTGCAAGGTCTGGGTCTGCAAGGGCGAGGTCCTCCCGGGCAAGGGTGGCCAGGCCCCCATGCCCTCCAACCGGTAA
- the rplV gene encoding 50S ribosomal protein L22 yields the protein MESTAHLRFLRMSPRKISTVAALIRGKPVEAALNILKFTKRAAAKPVEKLIKSAVANATDKSKGQVDVDTLYVKTISVDQGPTQRRFMPRAMGRATPIKKKTAHIHLVLAEAKK from the coding sequence ATGGAGTCGACTGCACATCTGCGTTTCCTGCGCATGAGCCCCCGCAAGATTTCCACCGTTGCGGCGCTCATCCGGGGCAAGCCTGTCGAGGCTGCCCTCAACATTCTGAAGTTCACCAAGCGCGCCGCGGCCAAGCCGGTGGAGAAGCTCATCAAGAGCGCCGTGGCCAACGCGACGGACAAGTCCAAGGGGCAGGTCGACGTGGACACGCTCTACGTGAAGACCATCTCCGTGGACCAGGGGCCCACCCAGCGCCGCTTCATGCCTCGCGCCATGGGCCGGGCGACCCCCATCAAGAAGAAGACCGCCCACATCCATCTGGTGCTGGCCGAGGCGAAGAAGTAA
- the rpsS gene encoding 30S ribosomal protein S19: protein MARSIKKGPFVDDFLVKKIEDMIKTNKKAVVKTWSRRSTILPEFVGHTFAVHNGKKFIPVFVTENMVGHKLGEFAPTRTFGGHSAEKKVAKAPGK, encoded by the coding sequence ATGGCTCGTTCGATCAAGAAGGGTCCGTTCGTCGACGACTTCCTCGTCAAGAAGATCGAGGACATGATCAAGACGAACAAGAAGGCGGTCGTGAAGACGTGGTCGCGTCGTTCCACGATCCTGCCGGAGTTCGTCGGTCACACCTTCGCGGTGCACAACGGGAAGAAGTTCATCCCGGTGTTCGTCACGGAGAACATGGTGGGCCACAAGCTCGGCGAGTTCGCCCCGACGCGTACGTTCGGCGGTCACTCGGCGGAGAAGAAGGTCGCCAAGGCCCCGGGCAAGTAG
- the rplB gene encoding 50S ribosomal protein L2, translating into MGIKKYKPTSAARRLMTVSDFADITKDSPEKGLTEPLKRSGGRNVHGHITRRHQGGGHKRRYRVIDFKRRDKDGVPAKVAAVEYDPNRTANIALLHYADGEKRYILAPVGLSVGDTVFAGETADIRPGNSLPLQNIPVGTVIHNVELKPGRGAQVIRSAGTSGQLMAKEGRYAQVRMPSGTVRMVLIECRATVGQVGNIEHEIIRVGKAGKSRWLGIRPTVRGLAMNPVDHPHGGGEGKSGQGNPHPVSPWGKKTKGLTTRTNKRTDKFIVSGRRQGARSQ; encoded by the coding sequence ATGGGCATCAAGAAGTACAAGCCGACAAGCGCCGCCCGCCGTCTGATGACGGTGTCCGACTTCGCGGACATCACCAAGGACTCGCCCGAGAAGGGTCTGACCGAGCCGCTGAAGCGCTCGGGCGGCCGCAACGTTCACGGGCACATCACCCGCCGGCACCAGGGTGGTGGTCACAAGCGCCGCTACCGCGTCATCGACTTCAAGCGTCGGGACAAGGATGGCGTGCCTGCCAAGGTCGCGGCCGTCGAGTACGACCCGAACCGCACCGCCAACATCGCGCTGCTGCACTACGCGGACGGCGAGAAGCGCTACATCCTCGCTCCGGTGGGTCTGAGCGTGGGTGACACCGTGTTCGCCGGCGAGACGGCGGACATCCGGCCTGGCAACAGCCTGCCGCTGCAGAACATCCCGGTGGGTACGGTCATCCACAACGTGGAGCTGAAGCCGGGCCGTGGCGCCCAGGTCATCCGCTCCGCCGGCACGTCCGGCCAGCTGATGGCGAAGGAGGGCCGCTACGCGCAGGTGCGCATGCCCTCCGGCACCGTCCGCATGGTCCTCATCGAGTGCCGCGCCACCGTGGGCCAGGTCGGCAACATCGAGCACGAGATCATCCGCGTCGGCAAGGCGGGTAAGAGCCGCTGGCTGGGCATCCGTCCCACCGTCCGCGGTCTGGCGATGAACCCCGTCGACCACCCGCACGGCGGTGGCGAGGGCAAGTCCGGTCAGGGTAACCCGCACCCGGTGTCGCCGTGGGGCAAGAAGACCAAGGGCCTCACCACGCGCACCAACAAGCGTACTGACAAGTTCATCGTGAGCGGCCGGCGCCAGGGCGCCCGCAGCCAGTAA
- a CDS encoding 50S ribosomal protein L23, with amino-acid sequence MNLTDVIKGPLITEKLDKAREKFRQYSFIVDRKATKHDVARAVETLFKVTVEGVRTNVVRGKVKRVGRSIGKRPNFKKAVVTLKQGDSIELFEGGAA; translated from the coding sequence ATGAATCTCACCGACGTCATCAAGGGCCCGCTCATCACCGAGAAGCTGGACAAGGCCCGCGAGAAGTTCCGGCAGTACTCGTTCATCGTCGACCGCAAGGCCACCAAGCATGACGTGGCTCGCGCGGTGGAGACGCTCTTCAAGGTCACCGTCGAGGGCGTGCGTACCAACGTCGTCCGCGGCAAGGTCAAGCGGGTGGGCCGGAGCATCGGCAAGCGGCCCAACTTCAAGAAGGCGGTCGTGACCCTCAAGCAGGGCGATTCGATCGAGCTCTTCGAGGGAGGGGCGGCCTGA
- the rplD gene encoding 50S ribosomal protein L4 yields MAKFDVVDLDLKKVSEIELSDDVFGAEPNTHLFYEVAKMQQINRRRGTVGVKNTSLVSGGGKKPWKQKGTGRARQGSIRASHWVGGGKAMAPKARDYFYRPPRKVRRGALRAALSLRAQEKTLIILSGFSLDAPKSKQAFEVLTKRLKLQNALVIDDKGNTNLHRSVRNLAKFDVLPPEGLNLESVLRHSHIVLTSAAAKTLEGALS; encoded by the coding sequence ATGGCGAAGTTTGACGTTGTCGACCTTGACTTGAAGAAGGTGTCGGAGATCGAGCTCTCCGACGACGTGTTCGGCGCCGAGCCGAACACCCACCTCTTTTACGAGGTGGCGAAGATGCAGCAGATCAACCGGCGTCGCGGCACGGTGGGGGTGAAGAACACCTCGCTGGTCAGCGGCGGCGGCAAGAAGCCCTGGAAGCAGAAGGGCACCGGCCGCGCCCGTCAGGGCTCCATCCGCGCTTCCCACTGGGTGGGCGGCGGCAAGGCGATGGCTCCCAAGGCGCGCGACTACTTCTACCGCCCGCCCCGCAAGGTGCGCCGCGGTGCCCTCCGGGCCGCGCTGTCCCTCCGGGCCCAGGAGAAGACGCTCATCATCCTGAGCGGCTTCTCGCTGGACGCGCCGAAGAGCAAGCAGGCCTTCGAGGTCCTCACCAAGCGCCTGAAGCTGCAGAACGCGCTGGTGATTGACGACAAGGGCAACACCAACCTGCACCGCAGCGTGCGGAACCTGGCGAAGTTCGACGTGCTGCCGCCCGAGGGCCTGAACCTCGAGTCCGTCCTGCGGCACTCGCACATCGTCCTGACCTCCGCGGCGGCGAAGACCCTCGAGGGGGCGCTGTCATGA
- the rpsJ gene encoding 30S ribosomal protein S10 — protein sequence MATQKIRIRLKAYDSKLLDQSAGEIVETAKRTGAKVAGPIPLPTRINKFTVLRSPHVDKKSREQFEIRTHKRLLDILEPTQQTLDALMKLDLSAGVDVEIKS from the coding sequence ATGGCGACACAGAAGATCCGCATCCGGTTGAAGGCGTACGACTCGAAGCTCCTGGACCAGAGTGCCGGGGAGATCGTCGAGACGGCCAAGCGCACGGGCGCGAAGGTGGCTGGTCCGATCCCCCTGCCGACGCGCATCAACAAGTTCACGGTGCTGCGGTCGCCGCACGTGGACAAGAAGAGCCGCGAGCAGTTCGAGATCCGCACGCACAAGCGCCTGCTCGACATCCTCGAGCCCACGCAGCAGACGCTGGATGCGCTCATGAAGCTGGATCTGTCGGCCGGCGTTGACGTCGAGATCAAGTCCTAG